A single genomic interval of Centropristis striata isolate RG_2023a ecotype Rhode Island chromosome 8, C.striata_1.0, whole genome shotgun sequence harbors:
- the ccdc12 gene encoding coiled-coil domain-containing protein 12: protein MERNVGSLQEQAMKRKERLKALRDKQLHGYEQEDGEPENKKASLEETTEEKHRELRLRNYTPEDEELKSRQVPKAKPASVEDKVKDQLEAANPEPIIEEVDLANLAPRKPDWDLKRDVAKKLEKLERRTQRAIAELIRDRLRGSEEELAGAVGAVGVEEGDSD, encoded by the exons ATGGAGCGAAATGTTGGGTCCCTCCAGGAGCAGGCCatgaagagaaaagagaggctTAAAGCACTGAGAGACAAACAACTGCAT gggtATGAGCAGGAAGACGGGGAGCCAGAGAACAAAAAAGCTTCACTAGAGGAGACTACTGAAGAAAAGCACAG AGAGCTGAGACTGAGGAATTACACTCCAGAGGATGAAGAGCTGAAGTCGAGGCAGGTGCCCAAAGCCAAACCTGCATCAG tggagGATAAAGTAAAAGATCAGTTAGAGGCAGCTAATCCGGAGCCCATCATTGAAGAAGTG gATTTGGCCAACCTCGCCCCAAGAAAACCAGACTG GGATCTAAAGCGTGACGTGGCAAAGAAACTGGAGAAGTTGGAGAGGAGAACACAGAGAGCCATCGCCGAGCTCATCC GGGATCGTCTCCGAGGCAGTGAGGAGGAGTTGGCAGGAGCAGTGGGAGCAGTAGGAGTGGAGGAGGGAGACTCGGACTAA